The following proteins are encoded in a genomic region of Sorangiineae bacterium MSr12523:
- the infC gene encoding translation initiation factor IF-3 — protein MPMGRPRFDPRQQQRGFQIRVNHRIRVPEVRVIGADGGMLGVLQTHEALRMAQEQGLDLVEVNPKAEPPVCKILDFGKYKYEEKKKTAEAKRKQTVVEIKEIKLRPKTDDHDIAFKVKAARRFIEAGHKVKVTVRFRGREITHPEKAQEQLTIVIQATDDVANVETRAMMEARTMTVLLAPKPAVMQKVAQAKIAAEKARQQAEKEGRALPSDPSILNVDDIDDDDDDDDDDDEDEAATN, from the coding sequence ATGCCGATGGGTCGCCCTCGCTTTGATCCGCGCCAGCAGCAGCGCGGTTTTCAGATTCGCGTCAATCACCGCATTCGAGTTCCGGAGGTCCGTGTCATCGGAGCCGACGGCGGAATGCTCGGTGTGCTGCAAACCCACGAAGCGTTGAGAATGGCGCAGGAGCAGGGGCTCGATCTCGTCGAGGTCAATCCCAAGGCCGAGCCGCCGGTTTGCAAGATCCTCGATTTTGGAAAGTACAAATACGAGGAGAAGAAGAAGACGGCCGAGGCCAAGCGCAAGCAGACCGTGGTCGAAATCAAAGAGATCAAGCTTCGCCCGAAGACCGACGATCACGACATCGCCTTCAAGGTGAAGGCCGCCCGTCGCTTCATCGAAGCCGGTCACAAAGTAAAGGTGACCGTGCGCTTCCGCGGACGCGAGATCACGCACCCCGAGAAGGCGCAAGAGCAGCTCACCATCGTCATCCAAGCGACCGACGACGTGGCCAACGTCGAAACGCGCGCGATGATGGAAGCACGCACCATGACCGTGCTCCTCGCACCGAAGCCCGCTGTCATGCAGAAGGTCGCACAGGCGAAGATCGCGGCCGAGAAAGCGCGTCAGCAGGCCGAGAAAGAAGGCCGCGCTCTTCCGTCGGATCCCTCGATTCTCAACGTCGACGACATCGATGACGATGATGACGACGACGATGATGATGACGAGGACGAGGCGGCGACCAACTGA